One window from the genome of Paramisgurnus dabryanus chromosome 20, PD_genome_1.1, whole genome shotgun sequence encodes:
- the LOC135786501 gene encoding G-protein coupled receptor 151 has protein sequence MAVNSSFLSFDGGIQQLEGEDTSIILPAVIGTISGIGIGGNVLVLLVLIYIFTRQRESEAYVMLGNLSATDLLILSLCAPVRALTYYKRTWTLGLTACTTTEWIQHSCLAVKAYTLLAANQARHNFSSNPEEHSRFRPKHVLVTLVIIWTVALVFPIPDIVFSRLKEDGNISLCVSESPTYSQDAMRLYSKILPMAIYVLPIILSTACHIRTIFHIKPSAHDETLVARQYESSLLFLSIIAMNALMMLPEWAFWVWVRHSSAERCKPPAGLLIFGQVCVYLSSAFCPAILLTMHVPLRESLSNLCSLLACRGAKHRLKGNGDEMRVVVTKMLDERACVSTLCKIERHSDASCQTLPDLQHFWSERRNTTVIEDGDPLPWERLNQSNVEL, from the coding sequence ATGGCAGTGAACAGCTCATTTTTGAGTTTCGATGGAGGCATTCAACAGTTAGAAGGTGAAGATACCTCTATAATTCTACCAGCCGTTATCGGTACGATCAGTGGGATTGGAATCGGCGGGAATGTTTTGGTGCTTTTGgttttaatatacattttcacCAGACAGAGAGAATCTGAGGCATATGTGATGCTAGGCAACTTGAGCGCAACTGACTTGTTAATACTCAGTCTGTGCGCTCCCGTGCGCGCGCTGACATACTACAAGCGCACTTGGACACTGGGGCTAACGGCTTGCACAACTACGGAGTGGATCCAGCATAGCTGTCTGGCTGTAAAAGCTTATACACTGTTAGCAGCAAACCAAGCACGCCATAACTTTTCCTCCAATCCCGAGGAGCACTCGCGTTTCCGTCCAAAGCACGTTTTGGTAACCTTAGTGATAATATGGACGGTTGCGCTGGTTTTTCCAATTCCTGATATCGTGTTCTCCAGGTTAAAAGAAGATGGaaatatcagtctgtgtgtctCTGAATCACCAACTTACTCTCAAGATGCAATGCGTTTGTATAGTAAAATATTACCGATGGCCATTTATGTTCTCCCCATCATCCTCTCCACTGCGTGCCACATCAGGACCATCTTCCACATCAAACCTAGTGCGCATGATGAGACGCTTGTGGCGCGCCAGTATGAAAGTTCATTGCTGTTCTTGAGCATCATCGCCATGAACGCGCTTATGATGCTGCCCGAGTGGGCCTTTTGGGTTTGGGTGCGTCACAGCTCTGCCGAACGATGCAAACCTCCAGCTGGCTTGCTGATCTTCGGTCAAGTGTGCGTTTACCTATCCAGCGCCTTTTGTCCCGCAATCCTTCTCACAATGCACGTGCCACTCAGAGAAAGTCTAAGTAATTTGTGTTCCCTGTTAGCTTGTCGAGGTGCGAAACACAGGCTGAAGGGTAACGGTGATGAGATGCGCGTAGTGGTTACGAAGATGCTGGATGAGCGTGCATGCGTGTCCACCCTGTGCAAAATTGAAAGACATTCAGATGCGTCATGCCAAACTCTCCCGGATCTCCAGCATTTTTGGAGCGAAAGGCGAAACACTACAGTCATAGAGGATGGGGATCCGTTACCATGGGAACGACTGAATCAAAGCAACGTTGAACTTTAA
- the mavs gene encoding mitochondrial antiviral-signaling protein isoform X2, protein MTYASDRLYNEVIRKKLALYASRIKVKEILPHLPCLTLTDKEDVETKKDNAGNYQAVQMLMDNLRRRENWPDEFIEALRMCEHNTLANELSVEYDRIRGRTNAAATVAPQSPPVQAPASDSTAAATAKVTTVTVHKVPVNTPPGLTPPLVDAPAQTVAPSNTAPQVPSLQVQETQPEQVNISAPAASPEPSEIAPPAMVSSQAHPPTDISPSEVTSNGQENESQTHSGATGNQIPIINTPDVQTTISLTEDSAQASPFSTFQSQITNPDYTQSSQTLEISKVPLAVEETSDSLPVQETTPPLNKEPKECSNRTANEIAQRTNTAELPSTSQITSNRTVPATSSSHAGSINEEYFSKPGILQVPPPSVLLEEPCSTVSSDLEISKTSESSAVPGQSTSRAGRSGNVSFSTIIESPDLRVESASQSIQENIPPQHDAPPSPNQPEEDHYESLCQSQTGVLSNVIHFAEEPPAENLNGQPLSMLRNTPNPYGLSANSQHSTVTREDQPALNFGNNENVYPRKPSGQNAVRPSEREKSPTLNHQGQESNASTSVNKREEGQTTGQINKVYLTVGAAVLGIGLFCAWKIKH, encoded by the exons ATGACATACGCAAGTGACCGGCTTTATAATGAGGTGATCAGGAAGAAACTGGCTCTGTATGCATCACGAATCAAAGTGAAAGAGATCTTGCCTCACTTGCCATGCCTCACACTCACTGATAAG gaGGATGTCGAAACCAAAAAAGATAATGCCGGAAACTACCAAGCAGTGCAGATGCTTATGGACAACCTGCGCAGGCGAGAGAACTGGCCTGATGAGTTCATTGAAGCGCTCCggatgtgtgaacacaacacaCTGGCTAATGAGCTCAGTGTTGAGTATGACAGAATCAGGGGAAGGACAA ATGCAGCTGCTACTGTTGCACCCCAATCACCACCTGTTCAAGCTCCTGCTTCTGATTCCACCGCCGCTGCTACAGCAAAAGTAACTACAGTGACAGTTCATAAAGTCCCGGTGAACACTCCTCCTGGTCTGACTCCACCTTTAGTGGATGCTCCAGCACAGACAGTTGCACCTTCCAACACTGCACCCCAAGTACCATCTCTTCAAGTTCAAGAGACACAACCTGAGCAAGTTAATATCTCTGCTCCAGCCGCCTCTCCTGAACCATCTGAAATTGCACCTCCAGCTATGGTTTCTTCCCAAGCACATCCTCCTACTGATATCTCACCATCCGAAGTGACTTCAAATGGTCAGGAAAATGAATCTCAAACTCATAGTGGGGCAACTGGGAACCAGATACCTATTATAAACACCCCAGATGTCCAAACCACCATATCCTTAACTGAAGACAGCGCCCAAGCATCGCCCTTCAGCACATTTCAAAGCCAAATTACAAACCCCGACTACACCCAGAGTTCCCAGACACTGGAGATTAGCAAGGTGCCATTAGCAGTCGAAGAGACTTCTGACAGTCTCCCTGTCCAAGAAACCACTCCTCCTTTGAACAAGGAACCAAAAGAATGCTCCAACCGAACTGCAAATGAG ATTGCTCAGAGAACCAACACTGCTGAATTGCCAAGCACATCCCAAATAACTTCCAACAGAACAGTGCCGGCAACCTCTTCTTCCCATGCCGGTTCCATCAATGAAGAATATTTCAGTAAGCCTGGCATCCTTCAAGTTCCACCACCTTCTGTCTTGTTAGAGGAGCCTTGCTCAACAGTTTCAAGTGATTTGGAGATCAGTAAGACATCAGAGAGTTCAGCAGTGCCTGGACAGTCTACTAGTCGTGCTGGGCGATCCGGCAATGTGTCTTTTTCTACAATCATTGAAAGCCCCGATCTTCGTGTGGAGTCTGCCTCTCAGTCCATACAGGAAAATATCCCACCACAACATGATGCTCCCCCATCTCCTAACCAGCCTGAGGAGGACCACTATGAATCTTTGTGTCAAAGTCAAACAGGAGTACTGTCCAACGTAATTCACTTCGCTGAGGAACCACCTGCAGAAAATTTGAACGGCCAACCACTAAGCATGCTGCGTAATACACCCAATCCATATGGGTTATCGGCAAATTCCCAACATAGCACGGTCACCCGTGAGGACCAGCCAGCCCTGAATTTCGGAAACAATGAAAATGTATATCCTCGGAAGCCATCTGGACAAAATGCCGTCAGACCATCAGAACGTGAAAAGTCACCCACTTTAAACCACCAAGGGCAAGAATCAAATGCCAGTACGTCAGTTAATAAGAGAGAAGAGGGCCAGACAACAGGCCAGATAAACAAAGTCTACCTTACCGTTGGTGCTGCTGTTTTAGGCATTGGTCTTTTCTGTGCCTGGAAAATCAAGCATTAA
- the mavs gene encoding mitochondrial antiviral-signaling protein isoform X1, with product MTYASDRLYNEVIRKKLALYASRIKVKEILPHLPCLTLTDKEDVETKKDNAGNYQAVQMLMDNLRRRENWPDEFIEALRMCEHNTLANELSVEYDRIRGRTNAAATVAPQSPPVQAPASDSTAAATAKVTTVTVHKVPVNTPPGLTPPLVDAPAQTVAPSNTAPQVPSLQVQETQPEQVNISAPAASPEPSEIAPPAMVSSQAHPPTDISPSEVTSNGQENESQTHSGATGNQIPIINTPDVQTTISLTEDSAQASPFSTFQSQITNPDYTQSSQTLEISKVPLAVEETSDSLPVQETTPPLNKEPKECSNRTANEVMLKPEYFKIAQRTNTAELPSTSQITSNRTVPATSSSHAGSINEEYFSKPGILQVPPPSVLLEEPCSTVSSDLEISKTSESSAVPGQSTSRAGRSGNVSFSTIIESPDLRVESASQSIQENIPPQHDAPPSPNQPEEDHYESLCQSQTGVLSNVIHFAEEPPAENLNGQPLSMLRNTPNPYGLSANSQHSTVTREDQPALNFGNNENVYPRKPSGQNAVRPSEREKSPTLNHQGQESNASTSVNKREEGQTTGQINKVYLTVGAAVLGIGLFCAWKIKH from the exons ATGACATACGCAAGTGACCGGCTTTATAATGAGGTGATCAGGAAGAAACTGGCTCTGTATGCATCACGAATCAAAGTGAAAGAGATCTTGCCTCACTTGCCATGCCTCACACTCACTGATAAG gaGGATGTCGAAACCAAAAAAGATAATGCCGGAAACTACCAAGCAGTGCAGATGCTTATGGACAACCTGCGCAGGCGAGAGAACTGGCCTGATGAGTTCATTGAAGCGCTCCggatgtgtgaacacaacacaCTGGCTAATGAGCTCAGTGTTGAGTATGACAGAATCAGGGGAAGGACAA ATGCAGCTGCTACTGTTGCACCCCAATCACCACCTGTTCAAGCTCCTGCTTCTGATTCCACCGCCGCTGCTACAGCAAAAGTAACTACAGTGACAGTTCATAAAGTCCCGGTGAACACTCCTCCTGGTCTGACTCCACCTTTAGTGGATGCTCCAGCACAGACAGTTGCACCTTCCAACACTGCACCCCAAGTACCATCTCTTCAAGTTCAAGAGACACAACCTGAGCAAGTTAATATCTCTGCTCCAGCCGCCTCTCCTGAACCATCTGAAATTGCACCTCCAGCTATGGTTTCTTCCCAAGCACATCCTCCTACTGATATCTCACCATCCGAAGTGACTTCAAATGGTCAGGAAAATGAATCTCAAACTCATAGTGGGGCAACTGGGAACCAGATACCTATTATAAACACCCCAGATGTCCAAACCACCATATCCTTAACTGAAGACAGCGCCCAAGCATCGCCCTTCAGCACATTTCAAAGCCAAATTACAAACCCCGACTACACCCAGAGTTCCCAGACACTGGAGATTAGCAAGGTGCCATTAGCAGTCGAAGAGACTTCTGACAGTCTCCCTGTCCAAGAAACCACTCCTCCTTTGAACAAGGAACCAAAAGAATGCTCCAACCGAACTGCAAATGAGGTAATGCTCAAGCCAGAATATTTCAAG ATTGCTCAGAGAACCAACACTGCTGAATTGCCAAGCACATCCCAAATAACTTCCAACAGAACAGTGCCGGCAACCTCTTCTTCCCATGCCGGTTCCATCAATGAAGAATATTTCAGTAAGCCTGGCATCCTTCAAGTTCCACCACCTTCTGTCTTGTTAGAGGAGCCTTGCTCAACAGTTTCAAGTGATTTGGAGATCAGTAAGACATCAGAGAGTTCAGCAGTGCCTGGACAGTCTACTAGTCGTGCTGGGCGATCCGGCAATGTGTCTTTTTCTACAATCATTGAAAGCCCCGATCTTCGTGTGGAGTCTGCCTCTCAGTCCATACAGGAAAATATCCCACCACAACATGATGCTCCCCCATCTCCTAACCAGCCTGAGGAGGACCACTATGAATCTTTGTGTCAAAGTCAAACAGGAGTACTGTCCAACGTAATTCACTTCGCTGAGGAACCACCTGCAGAAAATTTGAACGGCCAACCACTAAGCATGCTGCGTAATACACCCAATCCATATGGGTTATCGGCAAATTCCCAACATAGCACGGTCACCCGTGAGGACCAGCCAGCCCTGAATTTCGGAAACAATGAAAATGTATATCCTCGGAAGCCATCTGGACAAAATGCCGTCAGACCATCAGAACGTGAAAAGTCACCCACTTTAAACCACCAAGGGCAAGAATCAAATGCCAGTACGTCAGTTAATAAGAGAGAAGAGGGCCAGACAACAGGCCAGATAAACAAAGTCTACCTTACCGTTGGTGCTGCTGTTTTAGGCATTGGTCTTTTCTGTGCCTGGAAAATCAAGCATTAA
- the pank2 gene encoding pantothenate kinase 2, mitochondrial, which yields MELNGCPCDGDGCAEEQEDSRSKAEAACSITATPSANGAAADGGALREPRVAKSTPAMMRLDSLKKNRPPFPWFGMDIGGTLVKLVYFEPKDITAEEEQEEVESLKSIRRYLTSHTAYGKTGIRDVHLELSDLTLWGRKGNLHFIRFPTHELPAFLQMGRDKHFSSLHTTLCATGGGAFKFEDDFRTMANLQLLKMDELDCLIKGVLYMVSSGPSECYYFENPTDPERCEQKAYNLENCPFPLLLVNIGSGVSILAVYSKENYKRVTGTSLGGGTFLGLCCLLTGCSTFEDALAMASEGESTRVDKLVREIYGGDYERFGLPAWAVASSFGNMMCKEKRDSVSKEDLARATLVTITNNIGSITRMCALNENIERVVFVGNFLRVNTLSMKLLAYALNYWSKGQLKALFLRHEGYFGAVGALLELSNPS from the exons ATGGAGTTGAACGGCTGCCCCTGTGACGGCGATGGATGTGCGGAGGAGCAAGAAGATTCTCGATCAAAGGCTGAGGCGGCTTGTAGCATCACTGCTACACCGAGTGCTAACGGCGCAGCGGCAGACGGCGGTGCCCTCAGAGAGCCGCGAGTAGCAAAATCGACTCCGGCGATGATGAGGCTCGATTCGCTGAAAAAGAACAGGCCGC CTTTTCCATGGTTTGGTATGGACATTGGCGGCACATTGGTGAAGCTGGTCTACTTTGAGCCGAAAGACATTACAGCAGAAGAAGAACAGGAGGAGGTTGAAAGTCTGAAAAGCATCCGTCGTTACCTCACCTCACATACTGCCTATGGCAAAACGGGTATTCGAGATGTCCACCTGGAGCTCTCGGATCTCACTCTTTGGGGTCGCAAGGGCAACCTGCACTTCATCCGCTTTCCCACTCATGAGCTGCCCGCCTTCCTGCAGATGGGCCGAGACAAGCACTTCTCCAGCTTGCACACCACTCTTTGTGCCACTGGAGGTGGCGCGTTTAAGTTTGAAGATGACTTTCGAACG ATGGCCAATCTGCAGCTTTTGAAGATGGACGAGCTGGACTGCCTGATCAAGGGGGTTTTGTACATGGTCTCAAGTGGTCCATCTGAATGTTACTACTTTGAGAACCCAACCGATCCAGAGCGTTGTGAGCAAAAAGCTTACAACCTGGAGAACTGTCCTTTTCCTCTGCTGCTGGTTAACATTGGCTCGGGGGTTAGCATATTAGCTGTATACTCCAAAGAAAACTACAAGCGGGTCACTGGAACTAG CCTTGGTGGTGGTACATTCCTTGGGCTGTGTTGCCTGTTAACGGGATGCTCCACCTTTGAGGACGCATTGGCAATGGCCTCTGAAGGGGAGAGTACACGTGTAGATAAACTAGTGAGGGAAATCTATGGTGGAGACTATGAAAGATTTGGCTTGCCAGCATGGGCTGTTGCCTCCAG tttCGGGAACATGATGTGCAAAGAGAAGCGAGACTCCGTCTCTAAAGAGGATTTGGCTAGAGCTACACTCGTCACCATTACAAACAACATTGGCTCAATCACCCGCATGTGTGCACTTAATGAG aatattGAAAGAGTGGTGTTTGTTGGAAACTTTCTGCGAGTGAACACACTATCCATGAAGTTGCTGGCTTATGCTTTGAACTACTGGAGCAAAGGACAACTCAAAGctctgttcctcagacatgag GGATATTTTGGTGCGGTTGGAGCCCTTTTGGAGTTATCAAACCCATCTTGA